Proteins encoded within one genomic window of Streptomyces sp. NBC_01314:
- a CDS encoding IclR family transcriptional regulator has translation MSEANSGTLIGSVQRAMRLLEAVAEREHGAPAKQLARDAGLALPTAYHLLRTLVHEGYLRREKGLFFLGEAAERLSSSGAQQKRRSTVGEALAHWRDALGVPVYFAIYRDGEIEVKCVADSPNTPAVEEWADFRETGHAHAIGQCLLSQLGDEARRDHLDRYPVRSLTPYTVRDDETLLRRLNRIGRMEPVVERQEYALGTVCAAIPITAGTTAGALAISLPSHQADRLLPVARQMQTEIGKLLGTLAISISI, from the coding sequence GTGTCGGAGGCGAACTCCGGCACCCTGATCGGCTCCGTACAGCGGGCGATGCGGCTGCTGGAGGCCGTGGCCGAGCGAGAACACGGGGCGCCCGCCAAACAGTTGGCGCGGGACGCCGGGCTCGCGCTGCCCACGGCGTACCACCTGCTCCGCACACTGGTCCACGAGGGCTATCTGCGCCGGGAGAAGGGGCTGTTCTTCCTTGGTGAGGCGGCCGAGCGGCTGAGCAGCAGCGGAGCGCAGCAGAAACGTCGCAGCACGGTGGGCGAGGCCTTGGCCCACTGGCGGGACGCCCTGGGCGTGCCCGTGTACTTCGCGATCTACCGGGACGGCGAGATCGAGGTCAAGTGCGTCGCCGACAGCCCGAACACCCCGGCGGTCGAGGAGTGGGCCGACTTCCGCGAGACCGGGCACGCGCACGCCATCGGGCAGTGCCTGCTGTCCCAACTGGGCGACGAGGCCCGCCGCGACCACCTGGACCGCTATCCGGTGCGGTCGCTCACCCCGTACACGGTCCGTGACGACGAGACGCTGCTGCGGCGCCTGAACCGGATCGGGCGGATGGAACCGGTCGTCGAGCGGCAGGAGTACGCCCTGGGGACGGTTTGCGCCGCGATTCCCATCACGGCGGGGACGACCGCCGGGGCTCTCGCCATCTCGCTGCCCTCGCACCAGGCGGACCGGCTGCTGCCGGTGGCCCGTCAGATGCAGACCGAGATCGGAAAGCTGCTAGGAACACTCGCCATCTCTATCAGCATCTGA
- a CDS encoding LacI family DNA-binding transcriptional regulator — translation MTAAGKHQVSRAETPRRGSRSGRAGIRDVAAAAGVSITTVSDALNGKGRLPDATRRHVREVADRLGYRPSAAARTLRTGKSGLIGLTVTTYGDEPFTFTEFAYFAEMARAATSAALARGYALVILPATSRHDVWSNVALDGTVVIDPSDHDPVVSELVRQGLPVVSDGRPAGSLPVTAWVDNDHEAAVLGILDHLAGAGARRIGLLTGTTTDTYTRLSTTAYLRWCERVGQDPVYEAYPAHDPCAGALAADRLLARPDRPDAVYGLFDPNGTDLLAAARRYGLRVPEDLLLVCCSESTVYATTEPPITTLSLKPRRIGTAVVQLLIDAIEGVESDQPVEQVIPTELIVRTSSERRSPRTTVSPPRSPEEG, via the coding sequence ATGACAGCAGCAGGGAAGCACCAGGTGAGCCGCGCGGAAACTCCCCGCAGAGGCAGCCGGTCGGGCCGGGCGGGCATCCGGGACGTAGCCGCCGCCGCCGGAGTCTCCATCACGACCGTTTCCGACGCCCTCAACGGCAAGGGTCGGCTCCCGGACGCCACCCGACGCCATGTACGCGAGGTCGCCGACCGACTTGGCTACCGCCCCTCGGCGGCGGCCCGAACCCTCAGAACCGGCAAGTCCGGCCTCATCGGCCTGACCGTGACCACCTACGGGGATGAACCTTTCACCTTCACCGAGTTCGCGTACTTCGCGGAAATGGCGCGGGCCGCCACCTCGGCCGCGCTGGCCCGGGGCTACGCCCTGGTCATCCTCCCCGCGACCTCGCGGCACGACGTGTGGTCGAACGTCGCCCTGGACGGCACCGTGGTCATCGACCCCTCCGACCACGACCCGGTCGTCAGCGAACTGGTCCGCCAGGGCTTACCGGTGGTCTCCGACGGCCGCCCGGCCGGCTCGCTGCCGGTCACCGCATGGGTCGACAACGACCACGAGGCCGCCGTCCTCGGCATCCTCGACCACCTGGCCGGCGCGGGCGCCCGCCGGATCGGACTCCTCACGGGCACGACGACGGACACGTACACGCGTCTCTCCACCACCGCATACCTGCGTTGGTGCGAGCGCGTGGGCCAGGATCCGGTGTACGAGGCCTATCCCGCGCACGATCCGTGCGCAGGCGCCCTCGCCGCCGACCGGCTGCTGGCCCGGCCGGACCGCCCGGACGCGGTCTACGGCCTCTTCGACCCGAACGGCACCGATCTGCTGGCCGCCGCCCGGCGGTACGGTCTGCGCGTCCCCGAGGACCTGCTGCTCGTCTGCTGCAGCGAGTCCACCGTGTACGCGACCACCGAGCCGCCGATCACCACGCTCTCGCTCAAGCCGCGCCGGATCGGCACGGCCGTGGTCCAGCTCCTCATCGACGCCATCGAGGGGGTCGAATCGGACCAACCGGTCGAGCAGGTGATACCGACGGAGCTGATCGTGCGGACCTCGTCCGAGCGGCGTTCACCGCGTACGACGGTCAGTCCGCCACGATCACCTGAAGAGGGTTGA
- the thiC gene encoding phosphomethylpyrimidine synthase ThiC produces the protein MTIEDTRTPASSQADGTSVPSEGERNQGEQPLEAGKSIGWHKSYIEGSRPDLRVPVRQVHLTNGQSVTLYDTSGPYTDPTAETDVRRGLLPLRENWIVARGDTEEYAGRPVRPEDDGIKHTSPRGGLRNLDAVFPGRPRLPRRSRDGRAVTQLAYARRGEITPEMEYVAVRENVSPEVVREEIAAGRAVLPANVNHPETEPMIIGKRFLVKVNANIGNSAVTSSIEEEVEKMTWATRWGADTVMDLSTGRNIHTTREWVLRNSPVPIGTVPLYQALEKVDGKAEELTWEIYKDTVIEQAEQGVDYMTVHAGVRLAYVPLTANRKTGIVSRGGSIMAAWCLAHHKESFLYENFEELCEVLAAYDVTYSLGDGLRPGSIADANDKAQFAELRTLGELNTIAKSFHVQTMIEGPGHVPMHKIKENIDLQQEICDEAPFYTLGPLTTDVAPAYDHITSGIGAAMIAWWGTAMLCYVTPKEHLGLPNRDDVKTGVITYKIAAHAADLAKGHPGAQEWDDALSDARFEFRWEDQFNLALDPETAREFHDETLPAEPAKTAHFCSMCGPKFCSMKISQSIAERFGGAAAEGASQKEIAEGMLQKSKEFAESGNRVYLPLAE, from the coding sequence ATGACCATCGAGGACACACGCACGCCTGCCTCCAGCCAGGCGGACGGGACATCTGTCCCGTCCGAGGGCGAAAGGAACCAGGGCGAACAGCCCCTGGAGGCCGGGAAGTCCATCGGCTGGCACAAGTCGTACATCGAGGGCTCGCGCCCCGATCTGCGGGTGCCGGTCCGCCAGGTGCACCTCACCAACGGGCAGTCCGTCACCCTGTACGACACTTCCGGCCCGTACACCGATCCGACAGCGGAGACCGATGTCAGGCGGGGACTGCTCCCCCTTCGCGAGAACTGGATCGTCGCCCGGGGAGACACCGAGGAGTACGCGGGTCGTCCAGTCCGCCCCGAGGACGACGGGATCAAGCACACCTCGCCGCGTGGCGGACTGCGCAACCTCGACGCGGTGTTCCCGGGCCGGCCACGCCTGCCGCGTCGCAGTCGTGACGGCCGGGCGGTGACCCAGCTCGCGTACGCACGACGTGGGGAGATCACCCCCGAGATGGAGTACGTGGCCGTACGGGAGAACGTTTCGCCGGAGGTCGTCCGCGAGGAGATCGCCGCAGGCAGGGCCGTACTGCCGGCGAACGTCAACCATCCGGAGACCGAGCCGATGATCATCGGCAAGCGGTTCCTGGTGAAGGTCAACGCCAACATCGGCAACTCCGCGGTCACCTCCTCCATCGAGGAGGAGGTCGAGAAGATGACCTGGGCGACCCGCTGGGGCGCCGACACGGTCATGGACCTTTCCACCGGCCGGAACATCCACACCACCCGCGAGTGGGTGCTGCGCAACTCCCCCGTCCCCATCGGCACGGTGCCGCTCTACCAGGCGCTGGAGAAGGTCGACGGCAAGGCCGAGGAGCTGACCTGGGAGATCTACAAGGACACGGTCATCGAACAGGCTGAACAGGGTGTGGACTACATGACGGTCCACGCGGGCGTGCGCCTCGCGTATGTGCCGCTCACCGCGAACCGCAAGACCGGCATCGTCTCGCGCGGCGGCTCGATCATGGCGGCCTGGTGCCTGGCGCATCACAAGGAGTCGTTCCTCTACGAGAACTTCGAGGAACTGTGCGAGGTCCTCGCCGCCTACGACGTCACGTACTCCCTCGGCGACGGACTTCGGCCGGGCTCCATCGCGGACGCCAACGACAAGGCGCAGTTCGCGGAGCTGCGCACGCTCGGGGAACTCAACACGATCGCCAAGAGTTTTCACGTACAGACCATGATCGAGGGCCCGGGACATGTCCCGATGCACAAGATCAAGGAGAACATCGACCTGCAGCAGGAGATCTGCGATGAGGCTCCGTTCTATACGCTCGGCCCGCTGACCACCGACGTCGCACCGGCGTACGACCACATCACCTCGGGCATAGGCGCCGCGATGATCGCGTGGTGGGGCACTGCGATGCTCTGCTACGTCACGCCCAAGGAGCACTTGGGACTGCCCAATCGCGACGACGTGAAGACCGGCGTCATCACCTACAAGATCGCGGCCCACGCGGCGGACCTCGCCAAGGGGCATCCGGGCGCACAGGAGTGGGACGACGCGTTGTCGGACGCCCGCTTCGAGTTCCGCTGGGAGGACCAGTTCAATCTGGCCCTCGACCCCGAAACGGCCCGTGAGTTCCACGACGAGACGCTCCCGGCGGAGCCTGCCAAGACGGCCCACTTCTGTTCCATGTGCGGCCCGAAGTTCTGCTCGATGAAGATCAGCCAGAGCATCGCAGAGCGGTTCGGCGGTGCGGCGGCCGAGGGGGCTTCGCAGAAGGAGATCGCTGAGGGGATGCTCCAGAAGTCGAAGGAATTCGCGGAGAGCGGGAACCGGGTGTATCTGCCGCTGGCGGAATGA
- a CDS encoding YibE/F family protein: protein MTTTQQPPPPPPEPPHGHGPGNGHGHGSDGGPGYGSGGHGSGGGEGPSSGGGHGHSHSHSHGPAAPVSQHLRKVIAAVLIPFATAVVVGLVVLWPGGAPAHERTGVGFDRQTQQATVTKVDEVDCSSVNASGGTPTGDTSTAEGSSAQQQANGTCKKATIRVETGDDKGRTFTEIVQPDQSRQLEQGQEVVVAYEPAAPKDLQYSVTDVNRKFPMALLAGIFALAVVVVGRMRGVMALVALAISFMVLTLFILPAILQGSNPLVVAVIGASAIMLIALYMCHGLSARTSVAVIGTLISLLLIGLLGSGFIGWAYLTGNTDDNTGLIHGLYPTIDMSGLLLAGVIIGSLGVLDDVTVTQTSAVWELHEANPAMGWRGLYRAGIRIGRDHIASVVNTLVLAYAGAALPLLLLFSIAQSSVGTVANSELVAEEIVRTLVGSIGLVASVPVTTVLAALVVSADRPGAPEPAAAVPAPARGGRGRRRKR from the coding sequence GTGACCACGACGCAGCAGCCCCCGCCTCCACCCCCCGAGCCGCCCCATGGCCATGGTCCCGGAAACGGCCACGGGCATGGGTCCGACGGTGGCCCCGGCTACGGTTCCGGCGGCCACGGCTCCGGAGGCGGCGAAGGCCCGTCCTCCGGTGGCGGCCACGGGCATTCCCACAGCCACAGCCACGGCCCCGCCGCGCCCGTTTCGCAGCACCTGCGCAAGGTCATCGCAGCGGTGCTGATCCCCTTCGCGACCGCGGTCGTCGTGGGCCTCGTCGTGCTCTGGCCCGGCGGCGCCCCGGCGCACGAGCGCACCGGCGTGGGCTTCGACCGGCAGACACAGCAGGCCACCGTCACCAAGGTCGACGAGGTCGACTGCTCGTCGGTGAACGCCTCGGGCGGCACCCCGACCGGCGACACGTCCACCGCCGAGGGCTCGTCCGCCCAACAGCAGGCCAACGGCACCTGCAAAAAGGCCACGATCCGGGTGGAGACCGGCGACGACAAGGGCCGTACGTTCACTGAGATCGTGCAGCCGGACCAGTCACGGCAGTTGGAGCAGGGCCAGGAGGTCGTGGTCGCGTACGAACCCGCCGCGCCCAAGGACCTGCAGTACTCGGTCACCGATGTGAACCGGAAGTTCCCGATGGCGCTGCTCGCCGGGATCTTCGCGCTCGCCGTCGTGGTGGTGGGCCGGATGCGCGGTGTCATGGCCCTGGTGGCGCTGGCCATCAGCTTCATGGTGCTGACCCTCTTCATCCTGCCAGCCATCCTGCAGGGCTCGAATCCGCTGGTGGTCGCGGTGATCGGAGCGAGCGCCATCATGCTGATCGCCCTCTACATGTGTCACGGGCTCTCGGCCCGAACATCCGTGGCGGTGATCGGCACCCTGATCTCACTGCTGCTGATCGGCCTGTTGGGCTCGGGATTCATCGGCTGGGCCTATCTGACCGGCAACACGGACGACAACACCGGTCTGATCCACGGGCTGTACCCGACGATCGATATGAGCGGTCTGCTGCTCGCGGGCGTCATCATCGGTTCGCTCGGTGTGCTCGACGACGTGACGGTCACACAGACGTCGGCGGTCTGGGAACTGCACGAGGCCAATCCGGCGATGGGCTGGCGAGGTCTGTACCGCGCGGGCATTCGGATCGGCAGGGACCACATCGCGTCGGTGGTCAACACCCTCGTCCTCGCCTACGCCGGTGCCGCGCTACCCCTGCTACTCCTCTTCTCGATCGCGCAGAGCAGCGTCGGCACGGTCGCCAACAGCGAGCTCGTCGCCGAGGAGATCGTGCGCACGCTCGTCGGCTCGATCGGCCTGGTGGCCTCGGTCCCGGTGACCACCGTGCTGGCCGCCCTGGTCGTCTCGGCCGACCGCCCGGGGGCCCCGGAACCGGCGGCGGCCGTGCCCGCTCCGGCCCGTGGGGGGAGGGGCCGCCGCCGCAAGCGCTGA
- a CDS encoding metallophosphoesterase translates to MVEGSMTQGAGQGPEVRTPTVRDFRVPAYVHEAGPYGHTTDPGEASRPAEEPEGYPEGYTPTQRDLPVINRGDTLQVVIDPEAAAAEQSSARPGPLFVVGDVHGYLDELLTALREKGLVDDAGNWSAGTARLWFLGDFTDRGPDGIGVIDLVMRLSAEAAAAGGYCKALMGNHELLLLGAKRFGDTPVNSGAGTATFQAAWLLNGGQKTDMDRLQDHHLQWMARLDAMEEVDGHLLVHSDTTAYRDYGDSIEAVNDTVRETITRNDADEVWDLFRKFTRRFSFRDEGGADAVRSLLETYGGTRIVHGHSPIPYLLGEVGSEEGEDGTGPSVNGPYTYAEGLAVAMDGGVTMAGKLLVQELPLRN, encoded by the coding sequence GTGGTGGAGGGGTCGATGACTCAGGGGGCCGGTCAGGGACCCGAGGTGCGGACGCCGACGGTGCGCGATTTCCGCGTGCCCGCGTACGTCCACGAGGCCGGTCCGTACGGACACACCACGGACCCCGGTGAGGCCTCCAGGCCCGCCGAGGAACCCGAGGGCTACCCGGAGGGGTACACCCCGACCCAGCGGGACCTGCCGGTGATCAACCGGGGCGACACACTTCAGGTCGTGATCGACCCGGAGGCCGCGGCGGCCGAGCAGTCCTCCGCCCGACCGGGGCCGCTCTTCGTCGTCGGGGACGTCCACGGTTACCTCGACGAGCTCCTCACCGCACTCCGTGAGAAGGGCCTCGTCGACGACGCGGGCAACTGGTCGGCGGGCACCGCCCGGCTCTGGTTCCTCGGTGACTTCACCGACCGGGGTCCGGACGGCATCGGTGTCATCGACCTCGTGATGCGGCTGTCCGCCGAGGCGGCCGCCGCCGGCGGCTACTGCAAGGCCCTCATGGGCAACCACGAGCTGCTGCTGCTCGGCGCCAAGCGGTTCGGCGACACCCCCGTCAACTCCGGCGCGGGCACCGCCACCTTCCAGGCCGCCTGGCTCCTCAACGGCGGCCAGAAGACCGACATGGACCGCCTCCAGGACCACCACCTCCAGTGGATGGCCCGCCTGGATGCCATGGAGGAGGTCGACGGCCACCTCCTGGTGCACTCCGACACCACCGCCTACCGCGACTACGGCGACTCCATCGAGGCGGTCAACGACACCGTCCGCGAAACGATCACACGCAACGACGCGGACGAGGTCTGGGACCTCTTCCGCAAGTTCACCCGGCGCTTCTCCTTCCGCGACGAGGGCGGCGCCGATGCCGTGCGCTCGCTGCTGGAGACCTATGGCGGCACCCGCATCGTCCATGGCCACAGCCCCATTCCGTACCTCCTGGGCGAGGTCGGCTCGGAGGAAGGCGAGGACGGCACGGGCCCCTCGGTCAACGGCCCGTACACCTATGCGGAAGGTTTGGCCGTCGCCATGGACGGCGGCGTGACCATGGCCGGAAAGCTGCTGGTCCAGGAACTTCCCCTGCGTAACTGA
- a CDS encoding VWA domain-containing protein: MTARALSKGANLPVEFPTVRVELTWSGGVGTPDVDASALLLTGVGRVRDDGDFVFYNQPQHASNAVVHLGKRSAGGVLTDTVEVDLHSLEPTVERVVLCASADGGTFGQVPGLTLRLLDAATQTEIARFHMEAGTETAFIGGELYLRAGQWKFRAVGQGYASGLAGLASDFGITVDDAPSDPSAFPSTCVPAPPVPAALPVPAAPPAPAAAPVGPRLSKDEEQLPVDMRKRLSLRKEQVAVSLRKHGAAGITARVVLVLDASGSMSLLYSKGVVADVVERMAAVAAQLDDDGHMQAWTFASNAARLPDLRLGDLPEWLRLHVRVGQISLFRRSKKPGKGLQAGQVDMRMVGIQNEEQKAIAQVRTYVRENPAADPTFVLFFSDGGIHRNDLIEQELRDAVEEPIFWQFVGLGRSDYGVLERFDTLPGRRVDNVGFFAVDDIGAIPDQELYDRLLSEFPSWVAAAGQAGIL; encoded by the coding sequence ATGACAGCGAGAGCACTGAGCAAGGGCGCCAACCTTCCCGTCGAATTTCCCACGGTGCGCGTTGAACTGACGTGGTCCGGAGGAGTCGGCACACCCGATGTCGACGCCTCGGCGTTGCTGCTCACCGGTGTCGGACGTGTTCGCGACGACGGTGACTTCGTCTTCTACAACCAGCCGCAGCATGCTTCGAATGCTGTGGTCCACCTGGGAAAGCGGAGTGCCGGTGGTGTTCTGACCGACACGGTCGAGGTGGATCTGCACTCGCTCGAGCCCACTGTCGAGCGGGTCGTGCTGTGTGCGTCGGCCGATGGCGGAACGTTCGGGCAGGTGCCTGGGCTGACCCTGAGGCTGCTGGACGCCGCGACACAGACCGAGATCGCGCGGTTTCACATGGAGGCTGGGACGGAGACCGCGTTCATCGGCGGCGAGCTGTATCTACGGGCGGGGCAGTGGAAGTTCCGCGCAGTCGGTCAGGGTTATGCCTCCGGGCTCGCTGGACTGGCCTCCGATTTCGGCATCACCGTTGACGATGCGCCCTCGGACCCGTCAGCGTTCCCCTCGACCTGTGTCCCCGCACCGCCTGTCCCAGCCGCACTGCCTGTCCCAGCCGCACCGCCCGCCCCAGCCGCGGCACCGGTCGGCCCGCGGCTCAGCAAGGACGAGGAACAGCTGCCCGTCGACATGCGCAAGCGTCTGTCGCTGCGCAAGGAGCAGGTGGCGGTCAGCCTCAGAAAGCATGGAGCGGCCGGCATCACCGCGCGGGTCGTTCTGGTTCTGGACGCCTCCGGATCCATGTCCCTCCTCTACTCCAAGGGCGTCGTCGCCGATGTCGTGGAGCGCATGGCGGCGGTCGCCGCGCAGCTGGACGATGACGGTCATATGCAAGCCTGGACGTTCGCTTCGAATGCGGCACGATTGCCCGACCTGCGACTCGGGGACCTTCCCGAATGGCTGCGACTGCACGTCCGGGTGGGACAGATCAGCCTCTTCCGCCGCAGCAAGAAGCCAGGCAAAGGACTGCAAGCCGGCCAGGTCGATATGCGGATGGTTGGCATCCAGAACGAAGAACAGAAGGCGATCGCCCAAGTCCGCACATACGTCCGGGAAAATCCCGCCGCTGACCCCACTTTCGTGCTGTTCTTTTCCGACGGCGGTATCCATCGCAACGACCTGATCGAGCAAGAGCTGCGGGATGCTGTCGAGGAGCCGATCTTCTGGCAGTTCGTGGGACTGGGGCGATCCGACTACGGAGTGCTGGAACGCTTCGACACCCTGCCTGGCCGTCGCGTCGACAATGTCGGATTTTTCGCTGTGGACGACATCGGCGCAATCCCCGACCAGGAGCTGTACGACCGGCTCCTGTCCGAATTCCCGAGCTGGGTGGCTGCCGCCGGCCAGGCGGGCATCCTTTGA
- a CDS encoding DUF5326 family protein, with protein sequence MREIFAGMPWWVKWIAVPVIALLVFGGLIVSVVQVVVGLLFKLLVFVALVGGLVYVVRKFTAGSSSRGDW encoded by the coding sequence ATGCGAGAGATCTTCGCGGGGATGCCGTGGTGGGTGAAGTGGATCGCGGTGCCGGTCATCGCCCTGCTGGTGTTCGGAGGGCTGATAGTCAGCGTCGTCCAGGTCGTGGTGGGCCTGCTGTTCAAGCTGCTGGTCTTCGTGGCGCTGGTGGGCGGACTGGTCTACGTCGTAAGGAAGTTCACGGCGGGCTCCTCCTCACGCGGCGACTGGTGA
- a CDS encoding SsgA family sporulation/cell division regulator, with protein MRESVQAEVMMSFLVSEELSFRIPVELRYETCDPYAVRLTFHLPGDAPVTWAFGRELLIDGVGRPCGDGDVHIAPADPETFGEVLIRLQVGTDQAMFRVGTAPLVAFLDRTDKLVPLGQERSLADFDTLLDEALDRILAEEQSAG; from the coding sequence ATGCGCGAGTCGGTACAGGCAGAGGTCATGATGAGCTTCCTCGTCTCGGAGGAGCTTTCCTTCCGCATCCCGGTGGAGCTGCGTTATGAGACCTGTGATCCCTATGCCGTGCGGCTGACCTTCCACCTACCGGGCGATGCTCCGGTGACCTGGGCCTTCGGGCGGGAGCTGCTCATCGACGGCGTGGGACGGCCGTGCGGGGACGGGGACGTCCACATCGCACCCGCCGATCCGGAGACGTTCGGCGAGGTCCTGATCCGGCTTCAGGTGGGCACCGACCAGGCGATGTTCCGGGTCGGCACGGCGCCGCTGGTGGCCTTCCTGGACCGTACGGACAAGCTCGTGCCGCTGGGGCAGGAGCGTTCCCTCGCCGACTTCGACACGCTGCTCGACGAGGCTCTGGACCGCATCCTGGCGGAGGAACAGAGCGCGGGGTGA
- a CDS encoding phage holin family protein, with translation MMNFLVKTIANAGALAVAVWILPKITLTGDSTGKKVVTLLLVALVFGLVNAVVKPLVQLLTLPLFLLTLGLFTLIVNALMLLLTSWLADVLDLSFQVGGFWTAVLGGLIISIVSWALSLVLPDGD, from the coding sequence ATGATGAATTTCCTAGTCAAGACGATCGCCAACGCGGGCGCCCTGGCGGTCGCCGTCTGGATACTTCCCAAGATCACGCTGACCGGTGACAGCACAGGCAAGAAGGTCGTCACGCTGCTGCTGGTCGCGCTCGTGTTCGGCCTGGTGAACGCCGTGGTCAAGCCGCTCGTGCAGTTGCTGACCCTCCCGCTGTTCCTCCTGACGCTCGGCCTGTTCACGCTGATCGTGAACGCTCTCATGCTGCTGCTCACCTCGTGGCTGGCCGACGTGCTCGACCTGAGCTTCCAGGTGGGGGGCTTCTGGACCGCCGTCCTCGGTGGCCTGATCATCTCGATCGTCTCCTGGGCGCTCTCTCTCGTCCTGCCCGACGGTGACTGA
- the hisC gene encoding histidinol-phosphate transaminase, with protein MSETSPKLRAELEGIPTYKPGKPAAAGGPVAYKLSSNENPYPPLPGVLESVTASAASFNRYPDMACTGLMSELADRFGVPVTDLATGTGSVGVAQQLLQATSGPGDEVIYAWRSFEAYPIITQVSGATSVKVPLTPGDVHDLDAMADAITERTRLIFVCNPNNPTGTVVRRAALERFLDRVPGDVLVVLDEAYREFVRDVEVPDGVEFYRERPNVCVLRTFSKAYGLAGLRVGFAIAHEPVAAALRKTAVPFGVSQLAQDAAVASLRAEDELLGRVGSLVCERNRVVETLRGQGWTVPETQANFVWLRLGERTVEFAGACEQAGVVVRPFPGEGVRVTIGETEANDIFLKVTETFRKEL; from the coding sequence GTGAGCGAGACGAGCCCCAAGCTGCGAGCCGAGCTGGAGGGTATTCCCACCTACAAGCCCGGCAAGCCGGCCGCGGCGGGCGGCCCGGTGGCGTACAAGCTGTCCTCCAACGAGAACCCCTATCCGCCGCTGCCCGGTGTGCTGGAGAGCGTGACGGCGTCGGCCGCGTCCTTCAACCGGTATCCGGACATGGCGTGCACGGGGCTGATGAGCGAGCTCGCGGACCGCTTCGGGGTGCCGGTCACGGACCTGGCCACGGGCACCGGCTCGGTCGGCGTCGCCCAGCAGCTGCTGCAGGCCACCTCGGGCCCCGGCGACGAGGTGATCTACGCCTGGCGGTCGTTCGAGGCGTACCCGATCATCACGCAGGTCAGCGGGGCCACGTCCGTGAAGGTGCCGTTGACGCCGGGCGATGTGCACGACCTGGACGCGATGGCGGACGCGATCACCGAAAGGACCCGGCTGATTTTCGTCTGCAACCCGAACAACCCGACGGGGACGGTGGTCCGCCGGGCCGCGCTGGAACGGTTCCTCGACCGGGTGCCCGGTGATGTGCTGGTGGTGCTGGACGAGGCGTACCGGGAATTCGTGCGGGATGTCGAGGTGCCGGACGGCGTCGAGTTCTACCGCGAGCGGCCGAACGTCTGTGTGCTGCGCACTTTCTCCAAGGCGTACGGCCTCGCGGGACTCAGGGTGGGCTTCGCGATCGCTCATGAACCGGTGGCGGCCGCCCTGCGCAAGACCGCCGTGCCGTTCGGTGTGAGCCAGCTCGCACAGGACGCCGCGGTCGCCTCGTTGCGCGCGGAGGACGAGCTCCTCGGCCGGGTCGGCTCGCTGGTCTGTGAGCGGAACCGGGTCGTCGAGACCCTACGCGGTCAGGGCTGGACGGTACCGGAGACCCAGGCGAACTTCGTGTGGTTGCGGCTGGGGGAGCGCACGGTCGAGTTCGCCGGTGCCTGTGAACAGGCCGGTGTCGTCGTGCGGCCGTTCCCCGGCGAGGGCGTGCGCGTGACGATCGGCGAGACCGAGGCGAACGACATCTTCCTCAAGGTGACGGAGACGTTCCGCAAGGAGCTCTAG
- a CDS encoding cupin domain-containing protein — MKAFRLDELEAERAANDGAYLQFLRERNMSVGLYALDAGELDPQKPHSQDEVYLVVSGRAALTVGLETTQVARGSVVYVPAGVAHKFHHITEDLRVVVVFSPPEG, encoded by the coding sequence ATGAAGGCATTCCGGTTGGACGAGCTTGAGGCGGAGCGCGCCGCCAATGACGGTGCCTATCTGCAGTTCCTGCGTGAGCGGAACATGTCGGTCGGCCTGTACGCGCTCGATGCCGGCGAACTCGACCCGCAGAAGCCGCACAGCCAGGACGAGGTGTACCTCGTGGTGAGTGGCCGAGCCGCGCTCACCGTCGGCTTGGAGACCACCCAGGTCGCGCGGGGCAGTGTCGTGTACGTGCCCGCCGGGGTCGCCCACAAGTTCCACCACATCACCGAGGACCTGAGGGTCGTCGTGGTGTTCTCTCCGCCGGAAGGCTGA